The following are from one region of the Sorghum bicolor cultivar BTx623 chromosome 2, Sorghum_bicolor_NCBIv3, whole genome shotgun sequence genome:
- the LOC8055775 gene encoding RING-H2 finger protein ATL79: MALANRTSSHTASTPPSPAGAGPPPRPVDQWGPNSSCRACLSDLAAVVVVLVCFSCVALCLHYAAGVLLRCLHRHRRRRRRRRAAREEAQAQAQEPKPLSDADGGSAGASPVVAGVWAEAECAICLAELDDDLEGGGERVRVRVLPACGHGFHAACVEAWLATRASCPTCRAPSSSRSRPSRTTRQP; the protein is encoded by the coding sequence ATGGCGCTAGCGAACCGGACCAGCAGCCACACCGCCTCCACACCGCCGTCACCCGCGGGCGCGGGGCCTCCGCCGCGTCCCGTCGACCAGTGGGGCCCCAACTCCAGCTGCCGCGCCTGCTTGTCCGACCTggcggccgtcgtcgtcgtcctcgtctgCTTCTCCTGCGTCGCGCTCTGCCTCCACTACGCCGCGGGCGTCCTCCTCCGCTGcctccaccgccaccgccgccgccgccgccgccgccgcgccgcgcgggaggaggcgcaggcgcaggcgcaggAGCCTAAGCCACTCTCCGACGCCGACGGCGGCAGCGCGGGCGCCAGCCCGGTGGTCGCCGGCGTGTGGGCGGAGGCCGAGTGCGCCATCTGCCTGGCCGAGCTCGACGACGACCTCGAGGGCGGCGGAGAGCGCGTCCGCGTGCGCGTGCTCCCGGCGTGCGGCCACGGGTTCCACGCCGCCTGCGTGGAAGCGTGGCTCGCCACGCGCGCGTCCTGCCCCACCTGCCGCGCGCCGTCGTCGTCCCGGTCCCGGCCGTCGCGGACGACGAGACAGCCGTAG